The following proteins are co-located in the Haloplanus sp. HW8-1 genome:
- a CDS encoding NAD-binding protein, whose amino-acid sequence MSRGERLVGVQAAVGLTLLAGALSMVTGVVHMTAPVGRPLVPFVPPVARTTAGFTGTLTGFLLLASALGLRRGLRSAWYATLCLLVVSAGQGLVQASETSIPLVVLSTLALPAVALNRRRFERSVDFSATQLAALLALSGSQVYITAGAYALREEFGGMQTLLDAVYFAVVTSSTVGYGDITPQTAVARLFGISALVVGTASFAIALGVLLTPAIEARLVKALGKMTQSELDLLDDHVLVLGYGDLTEAIVQELRGKSTFLVVTPDGEKARTLGERGIDTLTGDTSDEETLCRAHIEEARAVVAATNDDAADALAILTARHLAPDVHIVAAATQRENVDKLRRAGADTVISPASIGGHLLVESALGGRDVDTEAVADRLLDEI is encoded by the coding sequence GTGAGTCGTGGCGAGCGACTCGTCGGGGTGCAAGCGGCCGTGGGGCTGACGCTCCTCGCGGGCGCGCTCTCGATGGTGACGGGGGTCGTCCACATGACTGCGCCCGTGGGCCGTCCGCTCGTTCCCTTTGTCCCCCCCGTCGCCCGTACCACCGCCGGGTTCACTGGCACGCTCACGGGATTTCTCCTCCTCGCCAGCGCCCTCGGCCTGCGGCGTGGACTGCGGTCCGCGTGGTACGCCACGCTCTGCCTGCTCGTCGTGTCGGCGGGACAGGGGCTCGTCCAGGCGAGCGAGACGTCCATCCCGCTGGTGGTGCTGTCGACGCTCGCTCTGCCCGCCGTCGCGCTCAACCGTCGTCGGTTCGAGCGTTCGGTCGACTTCTCGGCGACCCAACTCGCCGCGTTGCTCGCGCTCTCGGGGTCGCAGGTGTACATCACCGCGGGCGCCTACGCGCTTCGCGAGGAGTTCGGGGGAATGCAGACGCTGCTCGACGCCGTCTACTTCGCCGTCGTCACCTCTAGCACCGTCGGCTACGGCGACATCACGCCACAAACGGCGGTGGCGCGGCTGTTCGGTATCTCGGCGCTCGTCGTCGGCACGGCGAGTTTCGCCATCGCGCTCGGGGTCCTGCTGACCCCAGCCATCGAAGCCAGACTCGTCAAGGCACTCGGAAAGATGACACAATCAGAACTCGACTTGCTCGACGATCACGTACTCGTCCTCGGTTACGGCGACCTGACCGAGGCCATCGTGCAGGAACTGCGCGGGAAATCGACGTTCCTCGTCGTCACACCGGACGGCGAGAAGGCCCGCACGCTCGGGGAGCGGGGCATCGACACGCTCACCGGCGACACCAGCGACGAGGAGACGCTGTGCCGTGCCCACATCGAGGAGGCGCGTGCCGTCGTCGCCGCGACGAACGACGACGCAGCGGACGCGCTGGCGATCCTTACGGCACGACACCTCGCGCCCGACGTCCACATCGTCGCCGCGGCGACCCAGCGAGAGAACGTCGACAAACTCCGGCGGGCGGGTGCCGATACGGTCATCAGCCCCGCAAGCATCGGCGGCCACCTGCTCGTCGAGTCCGCCCTCGGGGGGCGGGACGTGGACACCGAGGCGGTCGCTGATCGCCTGCTCGACGAGATCTAA